The Candidatus Aegiribacteria sp. genome includes the window GCAGCGATAATGCAATCATATTGCGTATATGCTGCACTTATTGTATACTCTAAAGTTCCACAGCAGCTATTATGCTGGTTCTGAAGGGATATTTAGAGCTTGTGAGAGAAAGAATAATCTAAAAGGAGATCGTGTGTATCTTAGCAGAACTCTTGAGCATGTACTGAGAAGAACTTCTGAACAGTTTCAGGTTGTACTTGTTACCGGAGCCAGACAGGTTGGAAAAACCACACTTCTTAAGCATTGCATGACTGAGCGCACCTATGTTTCGCTGGATGATCCCCTTGTGCTTGAATTAGCAAAAAATGATCCTGGTCTTTTTCTGCAGCGTTTCCAAACACCTCTGCTCATAGATGAAATTCAATATGCTCCTGAACTGCTGTCTTACATCAAAATTGCGGCAGACAGAAAACAGGAACCGGGGTTGTTCTGGCTATCAGGTTCTCAGCCGTTTCATTTAATGAAGGGGATTTCTGAATCCCTTGCAGGCAGGATGGGAATATTGAATCTCATGGGATTCTCCAGAGTTGAGCTGGCAGATAAAGCTGATACCTATCAACCGTTTCTTCCCGGTTCCAGTGATATGAACAGAAGACTGTCTGAGATGCCCTCACTGGAATTGAAGGAACTGTATGAAACGATATGGAGAGGCTCATTCCCGGACATTTCTGTATACGGTCGCAAAGACAGAAACATCTTTTACAGTTCTTTTGTACAAACCTATCTTCAGCGGGACATCCATGACCTCACCAGAGTTGGTGATGAGATGTCGTTTCTTAAGTTCATAAAGATTTGTGCTGCCAGAACCGGACAAATACTGAACTATGCTGATATGGCCAGGGATGCGGATATAGCGCCCAATACAGCTAAAAGCTGGCTTTCTATTCTACAGGCTTCAGGAATAATATATTTTCTGGAGCCGTACTATTCCAATTTATCCAAGCGCCTTATAAAAAGTCCCAAGCTCTACTTCCTGGATACCGGTCTCTGTTCGTATCTTTCAGGCTGGTCCAGTCCGGAAACTCTGGAATCCGGTGCGATGTCCGGTCCTATTTTTGAGACCTGGGTTGTTGTAGAAATCCTGAAGAGCTATTGCCACAACGGATTTCATGCACCTTTGTATTATTACAGAGACCGGAACAAAAGGGAAATAGATCTTCTTATTATCAGAGATGGAACAGTTTATCCTATTGAAATTAAGAAGACCGCATCCCCCACAGTAAAAGCAATAAGGCATTTCAGTGTTCTGGACAATCAGAATCTCAAAAAAGGCACAGGCGGTCTG containing:
- a CDS encoding ATP-binding protein; translated protein: MLHLLYTLKFHSSYYAGSEGIFRACERKNNLKGDRVYLSRTLEHVLRRTSEQFQVVLVTGARQVGKTTLLKHCMTERTYVSLDDPLVLELAKNDPGLFLQRFQTPLLIDEIQYAPELLSYIKIAADRKQEPGLFWLSGSQPFHLMKGISESLAGRMGILNLMGFSRVELADKADTYQPFLPGSSDMNRRLSEMPSLELKELYETIWRGSFPDISVYGRKDRNIFYSSFVQTYLQRDIHDLTRVGDEMSFLKFIKICAARTGQILNYADMARDADIAPNTAKSWLSILQASGIIYFLEPYYSNLSKRLIKSPKLYFLDTGLCSYLSGWSSPETLESGAMSGPIFETWVVVEILKSYCHNGFHAPLYYYRDRNKREIDLLIIRDGTVYPIEIKKTASPTVKAIRHFSVLDNQNLKKGTGGLICLSQTSLPLNRDSITIPVRAL